One Echinicola strongylocentroti DNA window includes the following coding sequences:
- a CDS encoding GH92 family glycosyl hydrolase, which yields MKKFLTNTLAMMTMAVVAYGQSDLVENVDHPVDYAKPLMGTDSDYSLSNGNVYPAIAMPWGMNFWTPQTGKMGDGWAYMYDATKIKGFKQTHQPSPWMNDYGQFSIMPVTGEPKFKEEERQSWFSHKAETVTPYYYSVYLADHDVTTEITPTERAARFRFTFPETEDAFVVLDAFDKGSYVKVLPAENKIIGYTTRNSGGVPDNFRNYFVVEFDKEFTFTKTFQDGNLQEALEADADHAGAVIGFKTAKGEVVNAKVASSFISYEQAAINLQEIGNHDFDALKELGRKTWDEQLGRIDVSGGTQDQMETFYSCLYRSLLFPRKFFEYDADGNVVHYSPYNGEVLPGYMFTDTGFWDTFRSLFPFLNLMYPELNAQMQEGLANAYKESGWLPEWASPGLRNVMVGNNSASVVADAFLKYEGDYDYDIETLYEAVIHGANNAGPLTAVGRAGAEYYKELGYVPYDVGINENAARTLEYAYDDFTIYQLAKALDKPKEEIELYKQRSLNYKKLYDPETKLMRGKNENGEFMAPFNPFKWGDAFTEGNSWHYTWSVFHDVQGLIDLMGGKSAFVGQLDKVFSLPPVFDDSYYGGVIHEIREMQIANMGQYAHGNQPIQHMIYLYNYAGEPWKTQHWVRETMNRMYMPTPDGYCGDEDNGQTSAWYVFSALGFYPVCPGTDEYVIGAPLFKKVTLSLQNGEEVVINAPDNSAKNRYIDGLKVNGKSYSKNWLSHKELMKGAQLDFDMSATPNKKRGTKKGDVPFSLSNE from the coding sequence ATGAAGAAATTTTTGACCAACACCTTGGCAATGATGACCATGGCCGTAGTAGCTTATGGGCAGTCTGATCTTGTCGAGAACGTGGACCATCCAGTGGACTATGCCAAGCCCCTGATGGGTACGGATTCGGATTACAGTTTATCCAATGGCAATGTGTATCCTGCTATTGCCATGCCTTGGGGGATGAATTTTTGGACGCCCCAAACGGGGAAAATGGGAGATGGATGGGCCTACATGTACGACGCTACCAAAATCAAAGGGTTCAAACAAACCCACCAACCCTCCCCGTGGATGAATGATTACGGGCAATTCTCGATCATGCCTGTGACGGGTGAGCCCAAATTTAAAGAAGAAGAGCGCCAGAGCTGGTTTTCCCATAAGGCGGAGACCGTGACGCCGTATTATTACAGTGTATACTTGGCAGACCATGATGTGACCACAGAGATCACGCCCACAGAAAGGGCCGCCCGATTCCGGTTTACCTTTCCTGAGACGGAGGATGCCTTTGTGGTATTGGATGCTTTTGACAAAGGGTCTTACGTAAAGGTCCTTCCAGCAGAAAACAAAATTATCGGTTATACCACGCGAAATAGCGGCGGTGTGCCGGATAATTTCCGCAATTATTTCGTGGTGGAATTTGATAAGGAGTTCACCTTTACCAAGACCTTCCAAGACGGCAACCTTCAGGAGGCACTCGAAGCAGACGCCGATCACGCAGGAGCTGTTATCGGCTTCAAGACAGCAAAAGGTGAAGTGGTGAATGCCAAAGTGGCCTCGTCTTTTATCAGCTATGAACAAGCAGCTATCAACCTACAGGAAATCGGAAATCATGACTTTGATGCCTTAAAAGAGCTAGGAAGAAAAACCTGGGATGAGCAGCTCGGCCGTATCGACGTCTCTGGTGGTACCCAAGACCAAATGGAGACTTTTTACTCTTGCCTATACCGGTCACTATTGTTTCCAAGAAAATTCTTTGAATACGATGCCGATGGCAATGTGGTGCACTACAGCCCTTATAATGGTGAAGTGCTGCCGGGTTATATGTTTACCGACACGGGTTTTTGGGACACATTCCGTTCATTGTTTCCTTTCCTGAACTTGATGTATCCTGAGCTGAATGCTCAGATGCAGGAAGGCCTCGCCAATGCCTACAAGGAGAGTGGTTGGTTACCAGAATGGGCCAGCCCCGGTCTACGGAATGTGATGGTGGGCAATAATTCTGCTTCCGTAGTGGCAGATGCTTTCCTGAAATACGAAGGAGACTACGATTATGATATCGAGACACTTTATGAAGCCGTGATTCACGGCGCCAATAATGCTGGTCCGTTGACCGCTGTGGGGCGTGCAGGGGCAGAATACTACAAAGAATTGGGCTATGTGCCTTACGATGTAGGCATCAATGAGAATGCCGCGAGAACGCTGGAATATGCCTACGATGACTTTACCATCTACCAATTGGCAAAAGCCTTGGACAAGCCAAAAGAGGAAATTGAGCTGTACAAGCAAAGAAGTCTGAACTACAAAAAGCTGTATGATCCCGAAACCAAGCTGATGCGTGGTAAGAACGAGAATGGTGAATTTATGGCGCCATTTAACCCTTTCAAATGGGGAGATGCCTTTACTGAAGGAAACAGCTGGCACTATACCTGGTCGGTTTTCCATGATGTACAAGGGCTGATCGATCTCATGGGAGGAAAATCAGCATTTGTAGGACAATTGGATAAGGTTTTTTCCTTGCCGCCGGTATTTGACGACAGCTACTATGGAGGGGTGATCCACGAGATCAGGGAGATGCAGATCGCCAATATGGGACAATATGCCCATGGCAACCAACCCATCCAGCATATGATTTACCTCTATAATTATGCAGGAGAGCCTTGGAAGACCCAGCACTGGGTGAGAGAGACCATGAACCGCATGTATATGCCTACGCCAGACGGCTACTGTGGTGATGAGGACAATGGGCAGACTTCTGCTTGGTATGTGTTTTCTGCCTTGGGCTTCTATCCCGTATGTCCAGGAACGGACGAGTATGTGATCGGTGCGCCACTGTTTAAGAAGGTGACCCTTTCGCTTCAGAATGGTGAGGAAGTAGTGATCAATGCTCCGGATAACAGCGCAAAAAACCGGTA
- a CDS encoding RagB/SusD family nutrient uptake outer membrane protein has protein sequence MKKYINKIVGILAPAAILGTVSCMDLDETVYNELTKDSFYSNETEVMEGVLRPFTHMQAWLAPTGQSGYYYHGEMAADQVAWPQKGRHGYDGGDHIRMHYHTWTSQEPRLRGSWALMWEGLGYVNSVIADLEELDFESIGMTSDDKASILAELRVMHAYHYLKIMDMWGNVPIVTTVGEPINPPTATRQEVFAFVEQELLDNVELLQQLSQEMVGRVSKAAGYSMLSELYLNAEKWTGTAMYDKSIEYSDKVIDGEGGSLTGTMALDPDILGPFGNTNHTSPENIFQFAFSRKGGFEFNWGGFYVGYTNMSEVWDVTFSGWNAFVVIPSAFDAYQENDLRKQEWFLFGTQYKYGTNEPVLGTEEYDGQPLEYVNTIRRNSEGATGEGSMTEGEENSGARFNKYRSGTKDDENYWENDYIIYRLTELYFNKAEAIMRQNGGTATQEAVDLINASRQRAFTEADWADAMYTTSTLTLEELLAERGREFIFEGKRRTDLIRFGEFTQGSWWDHEATNDPNRELFPIPHVQTALNPNLTQNPGYSQ, from the coding sequence ATGAAAAAATACATCAATAAAATAGTAGGAATACTTGCTCCTGCAGCGATATTGGGAACGGTATCCTGTATGGATTTGGATGAAACTGTCTACAATGAACTAACAAAAGACAGCTTCTATAGCAATGAAACAGAGGTGATGGAAGGAGTGCTTCGGCCGTTTACCCATATGCAGGCCTGGTTAGCGCCTACCGGGCAGAGCGGGTACTATTATCACGGTGAAATGGCCGCAGATCAAGTAGCTTGGCCTCAGAAAGGCCGTCATGGATATGATGGAGGAGATCATATCCGGATGCATTATCACACCTGGACCTCACAAGAGCCAAGGTTGAGAGGTTCATGGGCATTGATGTGGGAAGGATTAGGCTATGTGAACTCAGTAATTGCGGATTTGGAAGAGCTTGATTTTGAAAGCATAGGAATGACGTCGGACGATAAAGCGTCCATTTTAGCAGAGCTAAGGGTTATGCATGCGTATCATTATCTGAAAATAATGGACATGTGGGGCAATGTGCCTATCGTAACCACGGTGGGAGAGCCCATAAATCCACCAACGGCCACCAGGCAAGAGGTCTTTGCTTTTGTGGAGCAGGAGTTGTTGGACAATGTGGAACTGTTGCAGCAGCTGTCGCAAGAGATGGTGGGCAGGGTGTCCAAAGCAGCCGGGTATAGCATGCTCTCTGAGCTCTATCTGAATGCTGAAAAATGGACGGGTACTGCCATGTATGACAAATCTATCGAGTACAGTGATAAGGTGATCGATGGAGAAGGGGGAAGCCTCACCGGTACTATGGCACTGGACCCTGATATCCTTGGGCCATTTGGTAATACCAATCATACCTCACCAGAAAATATCTTCCAGTTTGCTTTTAGCCGAAAAGGCGGTTTTGAATTTAACTGGGGAGGTTTTTATGTAGGCTATACCAATATGTCTGAAGTGTGGGATGTTACTTTCAGTGGCTGGAATGCTTTCGTGGTGATTCCTTCTGCCTTTGATGCCTATCAGGAAAATGACCTGAGAAAACAGGAGTGGTTCCTCTTCGGTACACAATATAAGTATGGGACCAACGAACCTGTACTTGGTACAGAGGAGTATGATGGCCAGCCATTGGAATATGTGAATACCATCCGTAGAAACAGTGAAGGCGCTACGGGTGAAGGCAGTATGACCGAAGGAGAAGAAAACAGTGGTGCCCGCTTCAATAAATACCGTTCAGGTACCAAGGATGATGAAAATTACTGGGAAAATGACTACATCATCTACCGGCTAACGGAGCTGTATTTCAACAAAGCGGAGGCAATTATGCGCCAAAATGGTGGTACTGCCACGCAAGAGGCCGTGGACCTGATCAATGCCAGCAGACAGCGGGCATTTACAGAGGCCGATTGGGCAGACGCAATGTACACCACTTCTACGCTGACCTTGGAAGAACTGCTTGCTGAACGTGGCCGGGAGTTTATTTTTGAGGGCAAGAGAAGGACAGATTTGATCCGTTTTGGAGAATTTACACAGGGAAGCTGGTGGGATCATGAGGCTACTAACGACCCCAATAGGGAGTTGTTCCCCATTCCTCATGTCCAAACGGCATTGAATCCCAATCTCACCCAAAACCCTGGCTATAGCCAGTAA
- a CDS encoding TonB-dependent receptor domain-containing protein: MRLTYEIIDGLKASAFGAYIRNNYNDRYYQSMNDFANRPTSEYQGMGYASKFNHLDWSNTFEGTLNYKKIFNTDHSLDAIVGYSYQYFTTEEFNVNNNGFTTDGFLDWNLSAGSAINNTQLPRPGMDSFKEDNTLIAFFARASYAFQEKYFVQATLRREGSSRFGANHKWGNFPAVSVGWELTKESFLANSSAVNNLKVRLGYGVTGNQGIDNYQSLITLSEGGVYPQEGIYYQTYGLSRNPNPDLRWEKKKEWNLGFDFLLFNNKLGGSLDLYNRETVDLLYEYTSQQPAYAKDKLLTNVGSINNRGIELYLTSTIIKNTDFSWRADLTANTQRNKVTSLSNDVFTISWIEEGGLPSPGNLGNAIRIEDGGPIGNFYGKRFAGFSEDGKWQFYKADGSIGEAGDMTTEDLTVIGNGVPKYMASLNNTFTYKNFDLSIFFRGKFGFDILNTKEMYFGNMKWLPNNLLESAITTHADLDDDPQYSDYYLENGSFVKLDNITLGYNFELNSQYFRNLRVYATGRNLLTITSYSGIDPELQDVGLNTGIDGRGFYPRTKSFALGLKVGF, translated from the coding sequence ATGAGGTTGACATATGAAATCATCGATGGGCTGAAAGCTTCCGCTTTTGGTGCATATATCCGGAACAATTACAATGACCGGTATTACCAGTCGATGAATGACTTCGCCAACCGTCCCACATCTGAATACCAAGGGATGGGCTATGCTTCTAAGTTCAACCACTTGGATTGGTCCAATACCTTTGAAGGTACCCTAAACTATAAGAAGATCTTCAATACCGATCATTCGCTCGATGCCATCGTTGGTTACAGTTACCAGTACTTTACGACAGAAGAGTTCAATGTTAACAATAATGGTTTTACGACGGATGGCTTTCTTGACTGGAACCTGAGCGCAGGTAGTGCTATTAACAATACACAACTTCCTCGTCCAGGGATGGATAGTTTCAAAGAAGACAATACCTTGATAGCCTTTTTTGCAAGAGCGAGTTATGCATTCCAAGAAAAGTATTTTGTGCAAGCGACCTTAAGAAGAGAAGGTTCTTCTCGGTTTGGTGCCAACCATAAGTGGGGAAATTTCCCAGCGGTATCCGTAGGTTGGGAATTGACCAAAGAGAGTTTCCTCGCTAACAGTTCAGCGGTAAATAACTTAAAAGTAAGATTGGGCTATGGGGTTACCGGAAACCAAGGAATAGATAATTATCAATCGTTGATCACGCTTTCTGAAGGAGGGGTATATCCTCAGGAAGGGATTTATTATCAAACTTACGGTTTGTCAAGGAACCCGAACCCCGACTTGAGATGGGAAAAGAAGAAAGAGTGGAATTTAGGGTTTGACTTTTTATTGTTCAATAATAAACTAGGAGGTTCCCTGGATTTGTACAATAGGGAAACGGTAGATTTACTTTATGAATACACCTCCCAACAGCCAGCATATGCCAAGGATAAACTTTTGACAAACGTTGGTAGTATCAACAATAGAGGGATTGAGCTTTACCTGACTTCTACCATAATAAAGAATACTGACTTTAGCTGGAGAGCTGATCTTACTGCCAATACGCAACGAAACAAAGTGACGTCACTTTCCAATGATGTCTTTACGATTTCATGGATTGAAGAAGGAGGTTTGCCAAGTCCCGGAAATCTTGGGAATGCCATTAGGATAGAAGATGGCGGCCCTATCGGGAACTTTTATGGGAAGCGGTTTGCAGGATTTTCCGAAGATGGCAAGTGGCAATTTTACAAAGCAGATGGTTCGATTGGTGAAGCAGGGGACATGACCACAGAGGACCTTACGGTCATCGGTAACGGTGTTCCGAAGTATATGGCTTCATTGAACAATACGTTTACGTATAAGAATTTTGACCTTTCCATATTCTTCAGGGGGAAATTTGGATTTGATATTCTAAACACCAAAGAGATGTATTTCGGTAACATGAAATGGCTACCAAATAACCTGTTAGAAAGTGCGATCACTACCCACGCCGACCTCGATGACGATCCGCAGTATTCAGATTACTATTTGGAAAACGGCAGTTTTGTGAAGCTGGATAATATAACATTGGGTTATAATTTTGAACTGAACAGTCAGTATTTCAGGAACCTGAGGGTGTACGCTACAGGGAGAAACTTGTTGACGATTACCAGCTATTCTGGTATAGATCCTGAGTTACAAGATGTTGGTCTGAACACCGGTATAGATGGTAGGGGATTTTACCCTCGAACAAAATCATTTGCGTTGGGTCTAAAAGTTGGATTTTAA
- a CDS encoding carboxypeptidase-like regulatory domain-containing protein translates to MKEKLPAVGRRSGGSSIGFRTLRGGVLMMLFSGAISSVTQAEEAVFVIGEAGAADGVSFFKNTAKEVTGVVTDESGEPLPGVSILEKGTTNGTVTDLDGKYKITVASDESVLVFSFIGMASQEVPVGSQSALDVELTSNTESLEEFVVIGYGSQKKREITSAVANVEEDDFVQGGMRSPMELIQGKVAGLNINRPQGNNPNGTTDIQLRGLTSLVGTTSPLIVIDGIPGGSLDLLQQDDIASFDVLKDGSAAAIYGTRGNAGVILITTKKGKAGQSRFDYSTYFQREYVDRKPDFLTADQYRGLIDQGLIDEGNDLGSSTDLYDRLLNKQNLSQYHNFAASGGGENSTYRASFYYNGAEGIAQENSNKQFGGRVSFSQTGFQDKLTLASNLAVNFSDANRLGGQGGDFEQAIQRNPTAPIFNPDGSYVETQAYNNYNPLSRYANRVDERNKSTFSGI, encoded by the coding sequence ATGAAAGAAAAGTTACCAGCTGTTGGTCGCAGGAGCGGCGGCAGCAGTATTGGCTTTCGCACATTGAGAGGAGGCGTTTTGATGATGCTATTCTCCGGAGCAATCAGCTCCGTCACACAGGCGGAAGAAGCAGTTTTTGTAATAGGTGAAGCGGGCGCCGCAGATGGTGTTTCGTTTTTTAAAAACACAGCCAAGGAAGTGACCGGTGTCGTGACCGATGAATCCGGTGAGCCCCTTCCGGGCGTATCCATTTTAGAAAAAGGTACTACCAATGGTACCGTGACAGACCTGGACGGCAAGTATAAGATCACCGTAGCCTCCGATGAATCCGTTTTGGTCTTTAGCTTTATTGGGATGGCCAGTCAGGAAGTTCCAGTGGGGAGTCAGTCGGCCCTTGATGTGGAGTTGACTTCCAATACCGAGTCCTTGGAGGAATTTGTGGTGATCGGCTATGGTTCACAGAAAAAGCGGGAGATTACTTCAGCGGTGGCCAATGTGGAGGAGGATGACTTTGTGCAGGGTGGTATGCGCTCACCGATGGAGCTGATCCAAGGCAAGGTGGCCGGCCTGAACATCAACCGTCCCCAAGGAAACAACCCCAATGGAACCACAGATATCCAGTTGAGGGGTTTGACCTCTTTAGTGGGCACGACCAGTCCATTGATTGTTATCGATGGTATCCCCGGGGGAAGTTTGGACCTGCTTCAGCAGGATGATATTGCTTCCTTTGATGTACTGAAGGACGGTTCTGCTGCGGCCATCTATGGTACCCGAGGCAATGCCGGGGTAATTCTCATTACCACCAAAAAAGGGAAAGCAGGACAATCGCGGTTTGATTATTCGACCTATTTCCAACGGGAATATGTGGACAGGAAGCCAGACTTCCTCACAGCAGACCAATATCGCGGCCTGATCGATCAAGGCTTGATCGACGAAGGTAATGACCTTGGTAGCTCCACAGACTTGTATGATCGATTGCTGAACAAACAGAACCTTAGCCAGTACCATAATTTTGCTGCGTCAGGTGGTGGCGAAAATTCCACTTACAGGGCTTCGTTTTATTATAATGGTGCCGAGGGAATTGCGCAGGAAAACAGCAACAAACAATTTGGTGGCCGGGTTAGCTTTAGTCAGACGGGATTTCAGGACAAACTTACCTTGGCATCCAATCTGGCGGTCAACTTCAGTGATGCCAACAGGCTAGGTGGACAAGGTGGGGACTTTGAGCAGGCCATTCAGCGAAACCCCACAGCTCCGATTTTTAACCCTGATGGATCATATGTAGAGACGCAAGCCTATAACAATTACAATCCCCTTTCCCGCTATGCCAATCGGGTCGATGAACGGAACAAGTCTACCTTCTCGGGGATATGA
- a CDS encoding LacI family DNA-binding transcriptional regulator yields MQKKKHSIKAIAKELNISVTTVSFVLNGKAQENRISQKLIDKVQAYVKKIGYQPSQLAKSLRTGKSNIIVFMVEDISNPFFATIAKMIEDRAFKDGYKIIYSSTNNDPVKTMGLISMFRDLQVDGYILTPPVGMDAGFLTELSKDRNPLILFDRYLPEVDCSYVVIDNFQGAKQGLDLFLENGLKNIGFVTIDSDQSQMHNRREAYIQMCKQHGLEERILEIPYDTYSSQETEAVMKAYFETNQGLEAVFYATNYLAMKGMQVVKQLKIKIPDDLQVIAFDDNEFFKFNTPSVSSIEQPKEEIAQSLIQSMLKMINTEQDKREPSKIILQASLKGRESTNKTVK; encoded by the coding sequence ATGCAGAAAAAGAAACATTCCATAAAAGCCATTGCGAAGGAGCTGAATATTTCAGTAACCACAGTTTCCTTTGTTTTGAATGGCAAAGCCCAGGAAAACAGGATCAGCCAAAAACTGATCGATAAAGTACAGGCTTATGTAAAGAAAATCGGTTACCAGCCAAGTCAACTGGCCAAGAGCCTCAGGACGGGAAAATCCAATATCATCGTGTTTATGGTAGAGGATATTTCCAATCCATTTTTTGCGACCATCGCCAAGATGATCGAGGACCGTGCCTTTAAGGATGGCTATAAGATCATTTATTCCAGCACCAATAACGATCCGGTCAAGACCATGGGCTTGATCAGTATGTTTAGGGACCTACAAGTGGATGGGTATATCCTTACTCCGCCAGTAGGGATGGATGCTGGATTTTTGACCGAGTTGTCCAAGGACAGGAATCCACTGATTCTTTTTGACCGGTACTTGCCGGAGGTAGATTGTAGTTATGTGGTGATCGATAACTTCCAAGGGGCTAAGCAAGGGCTGGATTTGTTCTTGGAAAATGGCTTAAAAAACATTGGTTTTGTGACCATTGATTCAGACCAATCCCAGATGCATAACAGGAGAGAAGCTTATATACAAATGTGTAAACAACATGGGCTGGAAGAGAGAATTTTGGAAATTCCCTATGATACCTATTCTTCTCAAGAAACAGAGGCAGTAATGAAGGCTTACTTTGAGACCAATCAGGGCTTGGAGGCTGTTTTTTATGCTACCAATTACCTGGCAATGAAAGGCATGCAGGTGGTGAAGCAATTAAAAATAAAGATACCTGACGACCTTCAGGTTATAGCCTTTGATGACAACGAGTTTTTTAAATTCAATACACCATCGGTTTCTAGTATTGAACAGCCGAAGGAGGAAATTGCACAAAGCCTCATACAGTCTATGTTAAAGATGATCAATACCGAGCAAGATAAAAGAGAACCCAGCAAGATAATATTACAAGCATCACTGAAAGGACGAGAATCCACGAATAAAACAGTGAAATGA
- a CDS encoding SusD/RagB family nutrient-binding outer membrane lipoprotein, with amino-acid sequence MKRYISFMLVGLFVAFAGCDSDFEEINTDPNRADGDLFEPNLILPTVSYNYGNMVTGYTGSILFQSMWVQVLASTSTRGANYYSNADKYVISGSTNNYIQGVWNQGYQAASRINQMQQLAMEKGYTNLNAVGDIMKVLTLSFVADIYGDIPYTEALQGQEGLTQPKYDQQSVLYMSMLADLENAINTLGTGTDEITNDVIYGGDIAQWKKFGYSLMLKMAMRMVEVDPASAQSYVEKAVAGGVFASDADEALMFSDQNNGYANSSANALNVQDDIYEVRWSKTMIDFLQATDDPRLPVIAEVPPAGLAANKNGNVVGNNDPAVQIGMPNGYDLKGQTTDIGKEPNYPGSTGEGDDMAPIGNYSRPTGIYRDRDAPIFFLTYAEVQLLLAEAAVRGYNVPGTAAEHYEAGVLGAMTTIGKFGGGTVSSADANAYVAAHPLDMSSPQTAMEMINEQIWATTGLLANFVESWNNWKRSGYPVLTPVNYTGNFSNGEIPRRQVYPSSEGTTNSQNLSDAISNMGGDTWTTTIWWDPGN; translated from the coding sequence ATGAAAAGATATATAAGTTTTATGCTGGTAGGTTTGTTTGTGGCTTTTGCCGGCTGTGATAGTGATTTTGAAGAAATCAACACCGACCCCAATCGAGCCGATGGCGATCTCTTTGAACCGAATTTGATTTTGCCTACGGTGTCCTATAATTATGGAAACATGGTGACAGGCTATACAGGTTCGATCCTTTTTCAGAGCATGTGGGTGCAAGTATTGGCTTCTACTTCTACGAGAGGTGCCAACTATTACTCCAATGCCGATAAATACGTGATTTCTGGCAGCACCAATAACTATATCCAAGGCGTATGGAACCAAGGGTATCAAGCAGCGTCCAGGATCAACCAGATGCAGCAGCTGGCCATGGAGAAGGGATATACCAACCTCAATGCCGTCGGGGATATTATGAAAGTCCTGACATTGTCTTTTGTAGCGGATATTTATGGTGACATTCCTTATACGGAGGCATTGCAGGGGCAGGAAGGACTCACACAGCCCAAATACGATCAGCAGTCTGTGCTCTACATGAGCATGCTGGCTGACCTGGAAAATGCCATCAATACCTTGGGAACTGGTACCGATGAAATCACCAACGACGTGATCTATGGTGGGGATATTGCCCAATGGAAAAAATTCGGTTATTCCCTGATGCTGAAAATGGCCATGCGGATGGTGGAGGTGGATCCTGCATCTGCCCAGAGCTATGTGGAAAAAGCCGTTGCTGGTGGAGTCTTTGCCTCGGATGCTGATGAAGCGCTGATGTTTTCTGATCAGAACAACGGCTATGCCAACTCCAGCGCAAATGCCCTGAATGTACAGGACGACATCTATGAAGTACGCTGGTCAAAGACAATGATCGATTTTCTACAAGCTACGGACGATCCGCGATTGCCTGTAATCGCAGAAGTGCCTCCGGCAGGATTAGCTGCTAATAAAAATGGAAATGTGGTCGGAAACAATGACCCAGCTGTGCAGATCGGAATGCCCAATGGCTATGACCTCAAAGGACAAACTACTGATATTGGAAAGGAGCCAAACTACCCGGGTAGTACCGGAGAAGGGGATGATATGGCGCCTATCGGCAATTATTCCCGACCGACGGGGATCTATCGGGATAGGGATGCGCCGATTTTCTTCCTCACCTATGCGGAGGTTCAGCTATTACTGGCAGAAGCGGCGGTACGGGGTTATAATGTCCCGGGAACAGCAGCAGAACATTATGAGGCAGGTGTGTTGGGAGCCATGACCACCATTGGCAAATTCGGTGGAGGCACTGTCTCCAGTGCTGATGCGAATGCCTATGTGGCTGCTCATCCATTGGATATGAGCTCACCACAGACCGCCATGGAAATGATCAATGAACAGATCTGGGCCACTACCGGACTCTTGGCCAATTTTGTGGAGTCTTGGAACAACTGGAAACGCTCCGGTTACCCTGTGCTAACCCCGGTTAATTATACCGGAAACTTCTCTAATGGAGAAATTCCCCGGAGGCAGGTTTATCCATCCTCTGAAGGGACGACCAATTCCCAAAACTTAAGTGATGCCATTTCCAATATGGGAGGAGATACTTGGACGACCACTATATGGTGGGATCCAGGGAATTAA